Part of the uncultured Desulfobacter sp. genome, TACCGGCTCTTTTAAACGACTTTAAAAAGGGATCGGCAGCTTTTGCATCTATACTTCCCAGGATGAGGCCGTCAGGCCTGAGATCAAGCGCCTGTTTGAAAATCGCCTGCCTGTTTGCATCATTTCCCCCTATATCAAAAAATTTAACATCCCAGTTTATACAGTCAGCACCCTGCCGGACCCCTTCACCAACCCCTAAAATACCTGCATTGCGCAGATCCTCTCCTATGTATGCAATGGTTTTATCCGGCAAACCCGGGGGGCCCGGCGGCGGCAGGGGCCAGTTTTCCGTGGGCGCAAGTGCGGCCGCCACTATTTTTCGGCACTGAACAACAAGGTCATCGGCGGCGTCTTTATTCATCTCCGCAGTTGCGTTGGAAAAAACGCCGGGGCACGCGAACAAAACGGCGCACAGCAGACTGTTTATGGTAAATTTAACGATAAATTTACGACACATTCAAACCTCTTTTTTCGGAAATTTGAGAAGATAACCATGACCAAGTGATTTAAAAATAACACATTAATACAAATCATTCACCCATTTGTTCCGATTTGGATTTACGAATTGAAAACATGATAACCTTATGAGAGGATGCCTTATATTGTTCCCAGCCTCTAAATTGTTGGGGTAATACTCATTCGGCCGTAATAAAAACGCATCGATTGCTCTTACGCGGCTAAAATGAAAGGATATCTATGATGATAGAATGCGCACGCTCTGGATGCGTTGATCGTTCCACGCCATATTCGGCCCGCCTCAGGTAAGGTCTCTCATCCTGAACCGGAGAATCCGGATCTTGATTTTGCCTCCGGCTTGATGGTAAAGTCCGTTCCATGATTGATTCTGAACTTATATCCCTGCATGGCGGCCATTCAGGGCAGTTTTGCTGCCATGCCCAAGACAGCCTTGAAGCACTGATAAAAGCCTATATCAGCAAAGGATTCAAAGCTGTCGGCATCAGTGAGCATATGCCCCCACCCGAACACCGGTTTCTCTACCCGGATGAACTTGACCAAGGCCTTTCGGTCGCGGACCTTGAAAATCGGTTTTCAAAATATTTTTTGGAACTGGAACGGCTCGAACAAAAATACAGTTCCGATATCCGGATATTTAAGGGGTTTGAGACTGAAACCGTTACCGGCAGCCCCGCCCTGGTGCGGGCATTGATACACAAATTCAATCCCGACTATATTGTGGGCTCGGTCCACCATCTCAAGGACCAATGTTTTGACTATTCCAGGCAGGCCTATGATGCCATTGCCGCACAGTACAATGGTCTTGATGCGATGTACCTGGCCTATTTCGACGTCCAGTATGAGATGATCCGGGATCTGCATCCCTTTGTTGTGGGGCACTTTGATCTGATACGCATTTATGATCCTGACTTTGAGGCACGCCTTGAAACCCCCGAGATCAGTAAACGTATCCGGCGCAACCTCTCTTTGATAAAAGACTTGGGACTGGTGCTGGATTATAACCTGCGGCCCCTGGCCAAAGGGGAGAA contains:
- a CDS encoding histidinol-phosphatase, which produces MIDSELISLHGGHSGQFCCHAQDSLEALIKAYISKGFKAVGISEHMPPPEHRFLYPDELDQGLSVADLENRFSKYFLELERLEQKYSSDIRIFKGFETETVTGSPALVRALIHKFNPDYIVGSVHHLKDQCFDYSRQAYDAIAAQYNGLDAMYLAYFDVQYEMIRDLHPFVVGHFDLIRIYDPDFEARLETPEISKRIRRNLSLIKDLGLVLDYNLRPLAKGEKMPYLTPAILAMAKKLGIPVVPGDDAHSKDQAGMFVDTAVQSLKDMGFSTAWPMPRCITPA